In the genome of Taurinivorans muris, one region contains:
- a CDS encoding single-stranded DNA-binding protein — protein MSELDTLLSKAVAETKQLEQGEVFYVRDLFKGYKWNRIPRKTRIMLGTLFLNYVKSNSCGIKPDENSTAGQQRYIVG, from the coding sequence ATGTCAGAATTGGATACGCTTTTATCAAAGGCTGTGGCTGAAACAAAACAACTTGAACAAGGCGAAGTCTTTTATGTGCGGGATTTGTTCAAAGGCTACAAATGGAACAGAATACCCAGAAAAACCCGTATCATGCTCGGAACCCTTTTTTTGAATTATGTTAAATCAAACAGCTGCGGAATAAAACCTGATGAAAATTCCACGGCGGGACAGCAGCGTTATATTGTGGGATAA
- a CDS encoding sulfatase-like hydrolase/transferase, translating into MAKHSTKLMLFFSGTAVIFLSGLCCWFTRTFGKVHITQILWHIEKAGTIKGFDEIVIIDLIKWLCICSALCVCWFSAVYGSAVFSRLCGRKAVNRTSAKADAFLWACVLLAGLFLGYDTFNTFSLYDLVKMKSIRYSEENDFILNNYQVPKRADVVFEKKNNLVIILMESFGTKLCVSEKEKTAYIPKLQSLYPKYQHHEALVSCHATTYTIGALTAWFFGVPLKLPLGIKKNTYGEDSFLPNARSVFDIMAENAYACYLFMGSTAEFAGTDSLFRRGNFTVYDKNYYSQSNKIDENNRSVWGVYDFFLYDELYEKYLELRENEEPFVLFLQTIDTHFPGYCPKDKEKYGDIRDSWVQADRLLYDFMKKMERFLETDNVNILIFGDHLPMGEFSAVNARGTLFNLFAGRAMPEIPKSKLTQPVNPMDIAPTILQAAGAKWNNDRFGLGVSIFSEEESFSQKEGKENLDEKLLYYSKFYDSFF; encoded by the coding sequence ATGGCAAAGCATAGCACAAAATTGATGTTATTTTTTTCAGGGACAGCCGTTATTTTTTTATCAGGCCTTTGCTGTTGGTTCACCCGTACTTTTGGCAAAGTACATATCACGCAGATTTTATGGCATATCGAAAAAGCGGGTACGATAAAAGGCTTTGATGAAATTGTCATAATCGATTTAATAAAATGGCTGTGCATTTGTTCCGCCCTATGCGTATGCTGGTTTTCCGCCGTTTACGGGAGCGCTGTTTTTTCCCGTTTATGCGGAAGAAAAGCCGTAAACCGGACGTCAGCAAAGGCGGACGCTTTTTTATGGGCTTGTGTTTTGCTCGCAGGCCTGTTTTTGGGCTATGACACATTTAATACGTTTTCGTTGTACGATTTGGTGAAAATGAAAAGTATCCGCTATTCGGAAGAAAATGATTTCATTTTAAACAATTATCAGGTTCCGAAACGTGCGGATGTGGTTTTTGAAAAAAAGAATAATCTGGTCATTATCCTTATGGAGTCGTTCGGAACGAAGCTTTGTGTTTCGGAAAAGGAAAAAACGGCTTATATTCCGAAATTGCAGAGTTTGTATCCCAAGTATCAGCATCACGAAGCCTTGGTAAGCTGCCATGCGACAACGTATACCATAGGGGCGCTGACGGCATGGTTTTTTGGTGTTCCGTTAAAATTGCCGCTTGGAATAAAGAAGAATACGTATGGGGAAGACAGTTTTCTGCCCAATGCCCGAAGCGTTTTCGACATAATGGCGGAAAACGCTTACGCCTGTTATCTGTTCATGGGATCGACCGCGGAATTTGCAGGCACGGATTCTTTGTTCAGGCGCGGAAATTTCACTGTTTACGATAAAAACTATTATAGCCAATCAAATAAAATTGATGAAAACAATCGCTCTGTTTGGGGCGTGTATGATTTTTTTCTTTATGACGAACTCTATGAAAAATATTTGGAACTAAGAGAGAATGAAGAGCCGTTTGTGCTTTTTTTGCAGACAATAGATACGCATTTTCCGGGGTATTGCCCGAAAGATAAGGAAAAATACGGCGATATACGCGACAGTTGGGTTCAGGCTGACAGGCTTTTGTATGATTTCATGAAAAAAATGGAACGGTTTTTGGAAACGGACAATGTGAATATTCTGATTTTTGGCGATCATTTGCCCATGGGGGAATTTTCCGCCGTTAATGCCCGCGGCACGCTTTTTAATCTTTTTGCGGGCAGAGCCATGCCGGAAATTCCGAAAAGCAAATTGACGCAGCCGGTAAATCCCATGGATATTGCCCCGACCATTTTGCAGGCGGCAGGGGCGAAATGGAACAATGACCGGTTCGGCTTGGGCGTAAGCATTTTCAGCGAAGAAGAAAGTTTTTCGCAAAAAGAGGGCAAAGAAAATTTGGACGAAAAACTGCTCTATTATTCAAAATTCTATGACAGTTTTTTCTGA
- a CDS encoding FAD-binding and (Fe-S)-binding domain-containing protein: protein MAHKGPHISISAASVVNRILRINLDEFESWPTAVQQLASQIAEELFLVAYNPFISAQTVKASVEERFERESHALAHVYATAISEGMTMFWSAHDAEVSFRHELVERLYEFMPKECVITRPGALVETSTDATDLRMELPLLVVEPDNIEHIIQLVRLANEMKFALIPRGGGSGMTGGTVPARKRSVIVNMTRLTKTEVDVQNKTMLCEAGVITQDAIDKAAEYKLLFTVDPASKTASSIGGNIAENSGGPFCFEYGTTLDNLLSWRMVTPTGELIRIERVCHPRHKILETETATFEVRDDDTGGLRSVVELRGDEIRLPGLGKDVTNKVLGGLPGMQKEGVDGLIIDAVFTLHDQPKYSRVLALEFFGRSMKPAAELINKIVELRNRIRNEGDYVRVSALEEFNVKYVQAIEYKRKSPRNEGDPISVIIVQVDGNDEVLLDESVKEILALVGDNKYIYAALAKDKKESELFWEDRHKLSAIAKRTSGFKMNEDVVIPMPKIPDFAHFLELLNLEMAGKAYRYALQEIGRLQGFPMQDTEFNKEFSYASKIAGAENIDIENGEIEISDDELTMRATLFIDSMGEAYPRLREKIQAISQYMRKSRIIIASHMHAGDGNCHVNIPVNSNDPHMMENAEEAVLRVMEMAKKMGGAVSGEHGIGITKISFLERSKIKTLRAFKERVDPREILNPGKLVQQELPVRPFTFSFNRLIEDIKESGLADKERFIELLSTVQACTRCGKCKQVCPMVYPERSYQYHPRNKNMILGAITEAIYYTQATKGRIENSLLEELRFMVEHCTGCGRCTSVCPVKIESAKVALAMLAFLKEEGMGGHPIKSSVLNWLSANPQSRIPTMAKAAAVGQKVGNTVLGFVPKMWRDRFESPLFSGKGPNLGLHSMYNELGLEKGGYFVPKERYEALRQSQNGIEAVLYFPGCGGSLFYRKIGLATLNLLTQANIPVIVPEQHLCCGYPLLSSGADGNYRENLAKNQEYLSNLIRAAEARGLHVRHLVTACGSCRDSLQRYGLTDAQGNLLIQKDFIQLISEQEHSLCVDAKKDVLYHASCHPEWSGIKAVKGGVMAARAIEKISGSNLTLSPGCCGESGTGAYSSPGIYNALRERKKNRLINLLPNYMEDVPIIVGCPSCKIGISRTLIKIKEDGYTELAKHPVLHSAEWLSELLFGEQWLQNFKKEAAKIDSDTGFRIIEKQK from the coding sequence ATGGCTCATAAAGGACCGCACATTTCTATCTCCGCAGCTTCCGTGGTAAACCGCATTTTACGGATAAATCTCGATGAATTTGAAAGCTGGCCTACCGCCGTGCAGCAACTTGCAAGCCAAATCGCCGAAGAATTGTTCCTTGTCGCCTATAACCCTTTCATTTCAGCCCAAACCGTAAAGGCAAGCGTTGAAGAACGCTTTGAACGGGAATCCCATGCCCTCGCCCATGTTTACGCAACGGCGATAAGTGAAGGCATGACCATGTTTTGGAGCGCCCACGATGCGGAAGTGAGTTTCCGCCATGAACTTGTGGAACGCTTATATGAATTCATGCCGAAGGAATGCGTGATTACGCGCCCGGGAGCGCTTGTCGAAACAAGCACGGACGCAACCGACCTTCGCATGGAACTGCCTCTTTTAGTGGTCGAACCCGACAATATCGAACATATCATCCAATTGGTGCGGCTTGCCAATGAAATGAAATTCGCCCTCATTCCAAGAGGCGGCGGTTCCGGCATGACCGGCGGCACCGTGCCTGCCCGCAAGCGCAGCGTTATTGTCAACATGACACGCCTCACCAAAACGGAAGTCGATGTGCAAAATAAAACCATGCTCTGCGAAGCGGGAGTCATCACCCAGGACGCCATTGACAAAGCCGCCGAATACAAACTCCTCTTTACGGTTGACCCAGCCTCGAAAACAGCTTCTTCCATCGGCGGAAACATTGCGGAAAACTCCGGCGGTCCGTTTTGTTTCGAATACGGCACAACCCTTGACAACCTCCTCTCCTGGCGCATGGTCACCCCCACGGGCGAACTCATCCGCATTGAAAGGGTCTGCCACCCCCGCCACAAGATTTTGGAAACGGAAACCGCAACCTTTGAAGTCCGTGATGACGACACAGGCGGTCTTCGCAGCGTCGTTGAATTGAGAGGCGACGAAATACGCCTGCCCGGACTTGGCAAGGACGTTACCAACAAGGTGCTTGGCGGCTTGCCCGGCATGCAGAAAGAAGGCGTTGACGGATTGATTATCGACGCTGTTTTCACCCTGCATGACCAGCCTAAATATTCGCGTGTCCTCGCCCTTGAATTTTTCGGACGGAGCATGAAGCCTGCCGCGGAACTTATCAATAAAATCGTGGAACTAAGGAACAGAATACGCAACGAGGGCGACTACGTACGTGTTTCCGCCCTTGAGGAATTTAACGTCAAATACGTACAAGCCATTGAATATAAAAGAAAATCACCCAGGAACGAGGGCGATCCCATTTCCGTCATCATCGTGCAGGTCGACGGCAACGACGAAGTGCTTCTCGATGAAAGCGTGAAAGAAATCCTCGCCCTTGTCGGCGACAACAAATATATTTATGCGGCCCTTGCCAAAGACAAGAAAGAAAGCGAACTCTTTTGGGAGGACAGGCATAAACTGTCCGCAATCGCAAAACGTACCTCCGGATTTAAAATGAACGAGGACGTTGTTATTCCTATGCCTAAAATTCCTGATTTCGCCCATTTCTTGGAATTATTAAATCTTGAAATGGCGGGCAAAGCCTATCGCTATGCCTTGCAGGAAATAGGGCGCCTGCAGGGTTTCCCCATGCAGGATACGGAATTTAACAAAGAATTTTCCTATGCCTCCAAAATTGCGGGCGCAGAAAACATAGACATTGAAAACGGTGAAATTGAAATCAGCGACGACGAACTCACCATGCGGGCGACCCTTTTCATCGACTCCATGGGAGAAGCCTATCCGCGTCTTCGTGAAAAAATCCAAGCCATTTCCCAGTACATGCGGAAAAGCCGCATCATCATCGCAAGCCACATGCACGCGGGCGACGGCAACTGTCACGTGAATATCCCTGTCAACTCCAACGACCCGCACATGATGGAAAATGCGGAAGAAGCGGTTCTCAGGGTTATGGAAATGGCGAAAAAAATGGGCGGAGCCGTTTCCGGAGAGCACGGAATAGGCATTACAAAAATCAGCTTCCTGGAACGCAGTAAAATCAAGACACTGCGCGCGTTCAAAGAACGTGTCGACCCGAGGGAAATTTTAAATCCGGGAAAACTCGTCCAGCAGGAATTGCCCGTACGGCCTTTCACATTCTCTTTCAACCGTTTGATTGAAGATATCAAGGAAAGCGGACTTGCCGACAAGGAACGTTTCATCGAGCTGTTAAGCACGGTGCAAGCCTGCACACGCTGCGGAAAATGCAAGCAGGTATGCCCTATGGTTTACCCCGAACGCTCCTACCAGTATCACCCGCGCAATAAAAATATGATTTTGGGAGCCATTACCGAGGCCATTTATTACACGCAAGCCACAAAAGGCAGAATTGAAAACAGCCTGCTCGAAGAACTGCGTTTCATGGTGGAACACTGCACAGGCTGCGGGCGCTGCACCTCCGTGTGTCCCGTAAAAATCGAATCCGCAAAAGTCGCCCTCGCCATGCTCGCGTTTTTAAAAGAAGAAGGCATGGGCGGACACCCGATTAAAAGTTCCGTGCTCAACTGGCTTTCCGCCAATCCCCAATCCCGTATCCCGACCATGGCGAAAGCCGCAGCCGTCGGGCAGAAAGTGGGCAATACCGTGCTCGGTTTCGTGCCTAAAATGTGGCGGGACAGGTTTGAAAGCCCGCTCTTCTCAGGAAAGGGACCCAACCTTGGCCTGCACAGCATGTACAATGAACTGGGGCTTGAAAAAGGCGGATATTTTGTTCCGAAAGAACGCTATGAAGCATTGCGGCAAAGCCAAAACGGCATTGAAGCCGTCCTTTATTTTCCTGGCTGCGGCGGTTCGCTGTTTTACCGCAAAATCGGACTTGCCACCCTCAACCTGCTCACCCAAGCCAATATTCCCGTTATTGTGCCCGAACAGCACCTTTGCTGCGGCTATCCCCTCCTTTCTTCCGGAGCGGACGGCAATTACAGGGAAAATCTTGCCAAAAACCAAGAATACCTCAGCAACCTCATCCGTGCGGCGGAAGCGAGAGGACTGCATGTCCGTCATCTTGTCACCGCATGCGGTTCCTGCAGGGACTCTTTGCAGCGGTACGGGCTCACTGACGCGCAGGGCAATTTGCTCATACAAAAAGATTTCATCCAACTTATCAGCGAACAGGAACACAGCCTTTGTGTCGACGCCAAAAAAGACGTGCTGTACCATGCGTCCTGCCACCCTGAATGGTCCGGCATAAAAGCGGTCAAAGGGGGCGTCATGGCGGCCAGGGCCATTGAAAAAATAAGCGGTTCAAACCTGACATTAAGTCCGGGCTGCTGCGGAGAATCCGGCACCGGCGCGTATTCTTCCCCCGGTATTTACAATGCCCTGCGTGAAAGGAAGAAAAACCGCCTTATCAACCTGTTGCCGAACTATATGGAAGACGTGCCCATCATTGTGGGCTGTCCGTCCTGCAAAATCGGTATCAGCCGCACCCTTATCAAAATCAAGGAAGACGGCTACACGGAACTTGCCAAACACCCCGTCCTGCACAGCGCGGAATGGCTTTCCGAACTTCTTTTCGGCGAACAGTGGCTTCAGAACTTCAAAAAAGAAGCCGCAAAAATCGATAGTGATACCGGCTTCAGAATTATTGAAAAACAAAAATAA
- a CDS encoding M23 family metallopeptidase, with translation MLKSKLSTIIALISLTLIVLFGYVFLKDLQGPSISFSVDNKELGQKIGPRKEIKVIAADTSGIRKIKVSVRRGGKTLELYEKNYADSPKSTEYAFTLEDAKLPEGAFTLIVTTHDASFAGFNKGNSTTRELPLVMDNKHPRIAVETTPPTIHRGGTALIVYTASEELTQTGIFVNDIFFPAFKQKENTYACLFAFPEFLSSSEYFPQIIAEDTAGNITESRLIVNAVNRNYPTDKVKITETFLTLKEEELKKIAPGKETTLERYIEANGNIRKQNDQLISDVCTKNTSPKPKWENDFKILPRSAVKAQFGDRRTYYLGEKEIDKQVHLGYDFASVAKDNVPAGNHGTVVFAGYNGIYGNLVILEHGMGLNSIYSHLTELFVAVGDTVEKGQIIGTTGTTGLAVGDHVHFGIYLGGIAVQPKEWIDPKWVRSNISTRLSKAR, from the coding sequence ATGCTTAAATCAAAACTAAGTACAATTATCGCCTTGATTTCCCTAACATTGATTGTACTTTTCGGATATGTCTTCCTGAAAGATTTACAAGGTCCGAGCATAAGCTTCAGTGTCGACAATAAAGAACTCGGTCAAAAAATCGGTCCGCGCAAAGAAATAAAAGTCATCGCCGCCGACACTTCCGGTATCAGAAAAATAAAGGTTTCCGTCAGACGGGGAGGCAAAACTTTAGAGCTTTATGAAAAAAACTATGCGGATTCGCCAAAATCCACAGAATACGCCTTTACGCTGGAAGACGCGAAACTTCCGGAGGGAGCGTTCACGCTCATCGTCACAACACATGACGCGTCTTTCGCCGGCTTCAACAAAGGCAACAGCACCACCCGCGAGCTTCCCCTCGTCATGGACAACAAACACCCCCGCATCGCGGTTGAAACAACGCCTCCCACAATACACAGGGGAGGAACGGCGCTGATTGTTTATACCGCCTCCGAAGAATTGACCCAAACGGGTATTTTCGTGAACGACATCTTTTTCCCCGCTTTCAAACAAAAAGAAAACACCTATGCCTGCCTTTTCGCCTTTCCCGAATTTTTGTCAAGTTCCGAATATTTTCCGCAGATCATAGCGGAAGACACGGCGGGCAACATCACCGAAAGCCGTTTAATCGTCAATGCCGTCAACAGGAATTATCCTACGGACAAGGTGAAAATCACCGAAACCTTTTTAACATTGAAAGAGGAAGAATTAAAAAAAATCGCACCCGGCAAAGAAACAACGCTTGAGCGTTACATAGAGGCAAACGGCAATATCAGAAAGCAGAACGACCAGCTTATTTCCGACGTTTGCACAAAAAACACAAGCCCTAAGCCGAAATGGGAAAATGATTTTAAAATTCTGCCCCGTTCCGCCGTGAAAGCCCAGTTCGGCGACAGAAGAACCTATTACCTCGGTGAAAAAGAAATTGATAAGCAGGTCCATTTGGGCTATGATTTCGCTTCTGTCGCAAAAGACAATGTTCCTGCCGGAAATCATGGAACCGTTGTTTTCGCCGGCTATAACGGCATTTACGGCAACCTCGTCATCCTTGAACACGGAATGGGACTTAATTCCATTTATTCCCACCTTACGGAACTGTTTGTCGCTGTCGGCGACACCGTTGAAAAAGGGCAAATCATCGGCACGACGGGCACAACGGGGCTTGCCGTCGGCGATCATGTGCACTTCGGAATATATTTGGGAGGAATCGCCGTTCAGCCTAAGGAATGGATCGACCCTAAATGGGTACGCAGCAACATAAGCACGCGCCTGAGCAAAGCGCGCTAA
- a CDS encoding CBS domain-containing protein codes for MLSVQNYMTDSVYTIKPTDSLHDVKQLMEGAQIRHAPVVNSDGRFCGLVTHRDLLNHTISQLADIDEQTKTEINQAILVKDIMQTDIVCAAPDLSIAEAGNLLLKLKYGCLPVVVGDILVGILTEADFIKIALSLLPKEEEESTHA; via the coding sequence ATGTTATCAGTCCAGAATTATATGACGGATAGTGTCTACACTATTAAGCCTACGGACTCTTTGCACGACGTGAAACAACTCATGGAAGGCGCCCAAATCCGCCATGCACCTGTTGTCAATTCCGACGGACGTTTCTGCGGACTTGTCACGCACAGGGATTTGCTCAATCACACCATTTCGCAGTTGGCTGACATTGACGAACAAACCAAAACAGAAATCAACCAAGCCATTCTGGTCAAAGACATCATGCAAACGGATATTGTCTGCGCAGCGCCCGATCTTTCCATCGCTGAAGCGGGAAATTTACTCTTGAAATTAAAATACGGCTGCCTGCCCGTTGTCGTGGGCGATATTTTAGTGGGTATTCTCACCGAAGCCGATTTCATAAAAATAGCACTTTCCTTATTGCCGAAAGAGGAGGAAGAAAGCACCCATGCTTAA